From a single Candoia aspera isolate rCanAsp1 chromosome 2, rCanAsp1.hap2, whole genome shotgun sequence genomic region:
- the MAT2B gene encoding methionine adenosyltransferase 2 subunit beta: MVGWEKGLRIHFEPGSCWLEEEDVDIPNRRVLITGATGLLGRAVYKEFKVNNWNALGCGYSRARPLFEQVNLLDSVAIHNVIQDFQPHVIIHCAAERRPDVVDSQPDAAAQLNVTASGIIAKEAAQVGAFLIYISTDYVFDGTNPPYKENDAPNPLNLYGKTKLEGERAVLKNNEGAAVLRIPILYGEVEKLEESAVTVMFDKVQFNNKSANMDHWQQRFPTYVKDVAIVCRQLAERRMVDPSIKGTFHWSGNEQMTKFEMACAMADAFNLPSSHLRPITDSPVLGAPRPKNAQLDCSRLRMLGIGQHTPFQVGIKESLWPFLTDKRWRQTVFH; the protein is encoded by the exons ATGGTCGGGTGGGAGAAAGGGCTCCGCATCCATTTTGAGCCGGGGAGCTGCTGGCTCGAGGAG GAAGATGTTGATATCCCAAATAGACGTGTCCTAATTACTGGTGCCACTGGACTCCTTGGCAGAGCTGTTTATAAAGAATTTAAAGTAAATAATTGGAACGCTCTTGGCTGTGGGTACAGTAGAGCTCGCCCTTTGTTTGAACAAGTTAACCTTTTGGATTCTGTTGCTATTCACAATGTAATCCAAGATTTTCAG CCTCATGTGATAATACATTGTGCAGCTGAGAGAAGGCCAGATGTTGTAGACAGTCAACCAGATGCTGCTGCTCAGCTCAATGTGACTGCTTCAGGAATCATAGCAAAAGAAGCAG CTCAAGTGGGAGCATTTCTGATCTACATTAGTACAGACTATGTATTTGATGGAACAAACCCTCCATACAAGGAGAATGATGCTCCAAATCCTCTAAATCTCTATGGCAAAACTAAACTAGAAGGTGAAAgagcagttttaaaaaacaatgaag gTGCTGCTGTGCTTAGAATTCCTATTTTATATGGAGAAGTTGAAAAGTTGGAGGAGAGTGCTGTGACAGTTATGTTTGATAAAGTGCAATTCAATAACAAATCAGCCAATATGGACCACTGGCAGCAGAGGTTTCCTACCTACGTCAAGGATGTGGCCATTGTTTGCCGACAGCTAGCTGAGAGGAGAATGGTG GATCCATCCATTAAGGGAACATTCCACTGGTCTGGTAATGAGCAGATGACCAAATTTGAAATGGCATGTGCTATGGCTGATGCTTTCAATCTTCCTAGTAGCCACTTGAGACCA ATTACAGATAGCCCAGTCCTGGGTGCTCCTCGTCCCAAGAATGCTCAGCTTGACTGTTCCCGTCTTCGGATGTTGGGCATTGGTCAACATACTCCATTTCAAGTTGGGATCAAGGAATCACTTTGGCCTTTCCTCACTGACAAGAGATGGAGACAGACAGTCTTCCACTAG